The following coding sequences lie in one Apium graveolens cultivar Ventura chromosome 1, ASM990537v1, whole genome shotgun sequence genomic window:
- the LOC141676728 gene encoding disease resistance protein Roq1-like produces the protein MAASTSTNQHGLSFDSSYRHWKVFLSFRGEDTRKTFTSHLYTALKQAGIITFMDDFGLPRGEEISQQLIKAIQGSEISLVIFSANYASSPWCLNELVEILECKKRTGQLVYPVFYNVSPSVVRHKTGRFSDAFESLEKRYVSNLDKVDKWKAALTEAANLSGYDLQNDADGYEIRLIQIIVNKVLLEVTAGGSNIFL, from the exons ATGGCAGCTTCAACAAGTACTAATCAACATGGCTTATCTTTCGATTCTTCTTATCGTCATTGGAAAGTTTTTTTGAGCTTCAGAGGCGAAGACACACGCAAAACTTTTACAAGTCACTTGTACACAGCTTTGAAACAGGCTGGAATCATAACTTTTATGGATGATTTTGGACTTCCAAGAGGTGAAGAAATTTCACAACAGCTAATAAAGGCAATCCAGGGCTCGGAGATTTCTCTTGTTATTTTCTCAGCCAACTACGCCTCGTCGCCTTGGTGCCTTAATGAGCTTGTGGAGATCCTGGAATGTAAAAAAAGGACTGgacagttggtttatcctgtcTTCTATAATGTTAGTCCTTCAGTTGTACGACACAAAACCGGGAGGTTTTCAGATGCTTTTGAGAGTCTTGAGAAGAGATATGTTTCGAACCTGGACAAGGTGGATAAATGGAAAGCTGCGCTAACTGAAGCTGCAAATTTGTCCGGTTATGACCTGCAAAATGATGCAGATGG GTATGAAATTAGACTTATCCAGATTATTGTAAATAAAGTCCTACTTGAAGTTACTGCAGGAGGCTCAAATATCTTCCTATGA